A region from the Prionailurus viverrinus isolate Anna chromosome E2, UM_Priviv_1.0, whole genome shotgun sequence genome encodes:
- the ERFL gene encoding ETS domain-containing transcription factor ERF-like, whose amino-acid sequence MDCSCVSDLLFAPPALPALWTPGFAFPDWAYKPESSPGSRQIQLWHFILELLQKEEYQGVIAWQGDYGEFVIKDPDEVARLWGIRKCKPHMNYDKLSRALRYYYNKRILHKTKGKRFTYKFNFSKVVLVNYPLLDVAAATTGSPLLLTPGPFGGTPGPDAPPLTPETLQTLFSAPRLGEPGARAPLFTPETDKLRLDSPFPFLGSGATGYSKPPGLLGPYGRAFPEYPWNFNPYLTGPFPKLPPSLYPPHFYPNPLAGPLGHLPSAGAGGGPTASPLLAATGEGLGPERPSGLAAAPRLALPGAGGPEAALGGKEDSDSELEITDVSGCSSDSEGDEGLPVPPKAKASKGGIGS is encoded by the exons ATGGACTGTAGCTGCGTCTCCGACCTTCTCTTCGCCCCGCCCGCCCTGCCGGCTCTCTGGACCCCCG GGTTTGCCTTCCCAGACTGGGCCTACAAGCCGGAGTCGTCCCCTGGCTCGAGGCAGATCCAGCTGTGGCACTTTATCCTGGAGCTGCTGCAGAAGGAGGAATACCAGGGTGTCATCGCCTGGCAGGGGGACTACGGGGAATTCGTCATCAAGGACCCTGACGAGGTGGCTCGGCTCTGGGGCATCCGCAAGTGCAAGCCCCACATGAATTATGACAAGCTGAGCCGGGCCCTGcg cTACTACTACAACAAGCGGATTCTCCACAAGACCAAAGGGAAGAGGTTCACCTACAAGTTCAACTTCAGCAAAGTCGTGCTGGTCAACTACCCGCTGTTGGATGTGGCAGCAGCCACCACGGGCTCCCCACTCTTGCTGACCCCTGGTCCCTTTGGGGGGACCCCTGGGCCAGATGCTCCTCCCCTTACCCCTGAG ACCTTGCAGACcctgttctctgcccctcgcctgggAGAGCCAGGGGCCCGGGCGCCCCTGTTCACCCCTGAGACAGACAAACTGCGTCTGGACAGCCCTTTCCCGTTTCTGGGCTCCG GTGCCACCGGCTATTCCAAGCCCCCTGGCCTGCTGGGTCCTTATGGCCGCGCCTTCCCAGAGTACCCCTGGAACTTTAACCCGTACCTCACCGGCCCCTTCCCCAAgctgcccccctctctctaccccccacaCTTCTACCCCAACCCTCTGGCCGGTCCCCTGGGCCACCTGCCctcagcaggggcagggggaggccccACAGCTTCACCCCTGCTGGCTGCGACGGGGGAGGGTCTGGGCCCTGAGCGCCCCTCGGGCCTGGCAGCCGCCCCTCGCCTGGCACTGCCCGGAGCTGGGGGTCCAGAGGCTGCGCTGGGTGGGAAGGAGGACAGCGACTCGGAGCTGGAGATCACTGATGTCAGCGGCTGCAGCTCTGACAGCGAGGGCGACGAGGGCCTCCCTGTGCCCCCCAAGGCCAAGGCGAGCAAAGGGGGGATCGGCAGCTGA